A section of the Clostridium sp. TW13 genome encodes:
- a CDS encoding terminase large subunit: protein MISKELKESLKLIKKNIEYQTNYKLDHAIKKQQEKYDNDKYFFDVEEAHRVFDFISKLTLDKGKKGQKVKLLRFQFNILTSILCVKDRETGFRRFKEAHLNIGRKNGKGSLVTWIMIYLFFTEPVYGAEYIIVANTRDQATNLYNSILITIKNNETLKGYVKITESKKMIERKKFNSTLRVLSNDGSNLDSYASYIVVLDEVHEYASDEAYSKLITGMGLWDNPIMFTTTTASSGEDETNLEYQMYSYSKKLETGDIEDGDDTFFYDIYEAEKGCDIMDVKQWIAANPALGIFKKIDDFIKLAKKAVNMKTFEAKFRRLYLNQHVATDNIKNAINMELWNKALRDVNLKELIGMKAWSGMDLSSKNDITGFVQTFYDESNDKYIVYPHLFTPLDTLQEREEEDGNTYTTWVKDKQLIAFEGRYIKFNEVLEYIMKLDEDNPTEKLGFDRWGTPTILNVLESNWTVIPLGQGTVTMTQAINIFENLLADERLIIANNATFNFMAKNCIAIVTESGVKYSKLKSKLKIDGIIALLMSLLLAVCDNDVEHYNAIDALDKMDW, encoded by the coding sequence ATGATAAGCAAAGAATTAAAAGAAAGCTTAAAACTAATTAAAAAAAACATAGAATATCAAACAAATTACAAACTCGATCATGCTATAAAGAAGCAGCAAGAAAAGTATGACAACGATAAATACTTTTTTGATGTTGAAGAAGCACATCGAGTTTTTGATTTTATAAGTAAGCTTACTTTAGATAAGGGCAAGAAAGGACAGAAAGTAAAACTATTAAGATTTCAATTCAATATACTTACTTCTATTTTATGTGTTAAGGATAGAGAAACAGGTTTCAGAAGATTTAAAGAAGCACATTTAAATATTGGTCGTAAGAATGGAAAAGGAAGTTTAGTAACTTGGATAATGATTTATCTATTCTTTACAGAGCCGGTTTATGGAGCGGAATATATTATCGTTGCTAATACAAGAGATCAAGCTACTAATTTATATAACAGTATATTAATAACTATAAAGAATAATGAAACTCTTAAGGGGTATGTAAAAATCACAGAAAGCAAAAAGATGATAGAACGTAAGAAGTTCAATAGTACGTTAAGGGTATTGAGTAATGATGGTTCTAACCTAGACAGTTACGCTTCGTATATAGTTGTGTTGGATGAAGTTCATGAATATGCAAGTGATGAAGCATACTCGAAATTGATAACAGGTATGGGACTTTGGGATAATCCAATTATGTTCACTACAACAACGGCATCCAGCGGAGAAGATGAAACAAACTTAGAGTATCAAATGTACAGTTATTCTAAAAAGCTAGAAACTGGAGATATAGAAGACGGTGACGATACTTTTTTCTATGATATTTACGAAGCTGAAAAAGGTTGCGACATAATGGATGTTAAGCAATGGATAGCAGCAAATCCAGCATTAGGAATATTTAAAAAGATAGACGATTTTATTAAACTTGCCAAGAAAGCAGTAAACATGAAAACTTTTGAAGCTAAGTTTAGAAGGTTGTACTTAAATCAGCATGTCGCCACAGATAATATAAAGAACGCTATTAATATGGAACTATGGAATAAAGCCTTAAGAGATGTAAACCTAAAAGAGTTAATAGGTATGAAAGCATGGAGCGGTATGGACTTGTCTAGTAAGAATGATATTACTGGATTTGTACAAACTTTTTACGATGAGAGCAACGATAAGTATATAGTTTACCCACATTTATTTACGCCGCTTGATACTTTGCAGGAGCGTGAGGAAGAAGACGGCAACACATATACAACTTGGGTTAAAGATAAACAATTAATAGCGTTTGAGGGGCGATATATAAAGTTTAATGAGGTACTAGAGTATATTATGAAGCTTGATGAAGACAATCCAACCGAAAAATTAGGGTTTGACCGTTGGGGAACTCCAACTATTTTAAATGTATTAGAAAGTAACTGGACTGTTATTCCGCTAGGTCAAGGCACCGTTACAATGACACAGGCAATTAATATATTTGAAAATCTATTAGCTGATGAAAGATTAATAATTGCAAATAATGCTACATTTAACTTTATGGCAAAGAACTGTATAGCAATAGTAACAGAAAGCGGGGTTAAATACAGTAAATTAAAATCTAAACTAAAGATAGATGGAATTATTGCATTGCTAATGAGCCTATTATTAGCAGTATGTGACAATGATGTGGAACATTACAACGCTATTGATGCTTTAGATAAGATGGATTGGTAA
- a CDS encoding phage portal protein — MIFDRIQEKRETDVNEWKTIYSFENGYDVTPFGLEMKESVYFTCIKIIAESIAKCNLQVKQKTDKGEILGEDHYLYEMLSLRPNAYMNAIDTLKTFVALSKHYGYSGMFINRQGSKIEGLYPVRITNCTIDDAGLIKSTKQNKILWDFQGVNGEIGSCFDKEILILRDFTLDGIKGKSNRTILSESLDTSIKSQNYLNKLFSNGLTNKIVVQMTSDIKEEKEIKKVQDKFDRIYQNNGRVFTVPAGYNVSSLNLSLSDAQYTELRKLSKEEIAASFIVPLSKLGIMRDTAVSEEQDNIKFLTDCLLIIFEQIEQEMDWKLLTPQDRAKGYKIRFNISTLLRTDAKTQSEVICNYVKNGIYDLEYARDIVGVKKIDDDMIITLPSGQVLLKDLLAGNVSYQNNKEPTQKEGDNVDTQ, encoded by the coding sequence GTGATATTTGACAGAATACAAGAGAAAAGAGAAACAGACGTAAACGAATGGAAAACTATATATAGCTTTGAGAATGGTTATGATGTTACACCTTTTGGTTTGGAAATGAAAGAGAGTGTTTATTTTACTTGTATAAAAATAATAGCTGAATCAATAGCGAAATGTAATCTGCAAGTTAAACAAAAAACTGATAAGGGCGAAATACTTGGAGAAGATCATTACCTTTACGAAATGTTAAGCTTAAGACCTAATGCTTATATGAACGCTATTGATACACTCAAAACTTTTGTTGCTTTATCTAAACATTATGGTTATTCCGGCATGTTTATAAATAGACAAGGCAGCAAAATAGAGGGATTATATCCAGTTAGAATAACTAATTGTACCATAGACGATGCTGGATTAATAAAAAGCACTAAGCAAAATAAAATATTGTGGGATTTTCAAGGCGTAAACGGCGAAATTGGATCATGTTTCGATAAAGAAATACTTATCTTAAGAGATTTTACACTGGATGGAATAAAGGGAAAATCTAATAGAACTATACTTTCGGAAAGCTTAGATACAAGCATAAAGAGCCAAAATTACCTCAATAAACTGTTTAGTAATGGACTTACTAACAAAATAGTGGTTCAAATGACTTCTGATATCAAAGAAGAGAAGGAAATAAAGAAAGTCCAAGATAAGTTTGATAGAATCTACCAAAATAATGGAAGAGTATTCACAGTTCCAGCAGGCTATAACGTAAGTTCTTTAAATTTATCTTTAAGTGATGCACAGTATACAGAACTTAGAAAGCTATCAAAAGAAGAAATTGCAGCAAGCTTTATAGTTCCACTTTCTAAACTTGGCATAATGAGAGATACAGCAGTAAGTGAAGAACAGGATAATATAAAATTCTTAACAGATTGCTTGCTAATTATCTTTGAACAGATTGAACAGGAAATGGATTGGAAGCTTTTAACCCCACAGGATCGTGCAAAAGGCTACAAGATAAGGTTTAATATTAGTACATTATTGCGAACAGATGCAAAAACACAATCAGAGGTTATTTGCAATTATGTTAAGAATGGAATTTATGACCTAGAATACGCTAGAGATATTGTGGGGGTAAAGAAAATAGACGATGATATGATAATTACTTTACCAAGCGGTCAAGTTTTATTAAAAGACTTGTTAGCAGGTAATGTAAGTTATCAAAATAACAAAGAACCAACTCAAAAAGAAGGTGATAATGTTGACACTCAATGA
- a CDS encoding head-tail connector protein, translating to MLTLNDVKEYLKIDYTEEDNYLTNLIEVSQIYIDSMVGEAYKIDTKATKLAGLLQMKLISDMYDNRGTEIEAKTKKDMIVTSILDKLSNYTEVIV from the coding sequence ATGTTGACACTCAATGATGTTAAAGAATATCTAAAAATTGATTATACCGAGGAAGATAATTATTTAACTAATTTGATAGAAGTATCACAAATTTACATCGATTCTATGGTCGGTGAAGCTTACAAGATAGACACAAAAGCCACTAAGTTGGCAGGATTATTACAAATGAAACTTATATCAGATATGTATGATAACAGAGGAACAGAGATTGAAGCCAAGACTAAGAAAGATATGATAGTTACAAGTATCTTAGATAAATTAAGTAATTATACCGAGGTGATAGTTTGA
- a CDS encoding HK97 family phage prohead protease, whose amino-acid sequence MRIEIREDSVLIAGYVNAVERDSRALSSPQGSFVEQVRSGVWQNAINKNPDIAVLLNHDWNRKLGSTKDNLKLKEDNIGLYAEARIYDKDVIQKAKDKKLSGWSFGFKANKQSWGKSDAGTERRYLDDVDLFEVSILDDTRTPAYYGTSVEARDNEEICIEQRFVKDEIEIITADTKEEEKREDETELKLKLLNLELEL is encoded by the coding sequence TTGAGAATTGAAATAAGAGAAGATAGTGTTTTGATAGCAGGCTATGTCAATGCAGTTGAGAGAGATAGCAGGGCATTGAGTTCGCCGCAAGGCTCATTTGTAGAACAGGTTAGAAGTGGAGTGTGGCAAAATGCTATAAATAAAAATCCGGATATTGCTGTTCTATTAAACCATGATTGGAATAGAAAACTAGGATCAACTAAAGATAATCTTAAGCTTAAAGAAGACAATATCGGACTTTATGCAGAAGCTAGAATTTACGATAAAGATGTAATTCAAAAAGCAAAAGACAAGAAACTAAGCGGCTGGTCATTTGGCTTTAAAGCTAATAAACAAAGCTGGGGGAAAAGTGATGCAGGAACAGAAAGAAGGTACTTGGATGATGTTGATTTGTTTGAAGTTTCTATATTAGATGATACGCGAACACCAGCTTATTACGGTACTTCCGTAGAAGCGAGGGACAATGAGGAAATTTGCATTGAGCAAAGATTTGTAAAAGATGAAATTGAGATTATTACAGCAGATACAAAGGAAGAAGAAAAAAGAGAAGATGAAACAGAATTAAAACTTAAGTTATTAAATTTAGAACTGGAATTATAA
- a CDS encoding phage major capsid protein yields MNLKELLALLDGKKAEIRSYIAAKDVENAEKATQEKRDLEKLITAAKELEEEEKRDLETQRDNKKTLGEEVNEMRSITKKVLGEEMTAEERAIVKTTDNAAVLPKQFINQLMQIEKGYGSLEEYVDVIPVTKNEGTMPVSIVDETELPDVLEGDDITDSSLTTSDIAFKCSKVGEIYTLTSELVDDAEAEIEGLAQNNFTAKTVRTKNARITKVIKDNAVAFTGVGSYEDINTVIDKAVPAVKARLVTFTNPTGYSLLKNMKDAQKRPLNLVTEINGKYYFNNKELVVVDETLLPTEATKTATFYVCNSKELVKLFKRNEITIARSTEAGFNNDTIKLRVLGRFGVSKGYARNCYVISF; encoded by the coding sequence ATGAATTTAAAAGAATTATTGGCATTATTAGACGGTAAAAAGGCAGAAATAAGAAGTTATATTGCTGCTAAAGATGTGGAAAACGCTGAAAAAGCCACACAAGAAAAGAGAGATTTAGAGAAACTTATAACAGCAGCAAAAGAACTTGAAGAAGAAGAAAAAAGAGATTTAGAAACACAAAGAGATAATAAAAAGACTTTAGGTGAAGAAGTTAATGAAATGAGATCAATAACCAAGAAGGTACTTGGCGAGGAAATGACAGCAGAGGAAAGAGCAATAGTAAAAACAACAGATAATGCAGCAGTATTACCAAAACAATTTATAAATCAATTAATGCAAATTGAAAAAGGATACGGATCACTTGAAGAGTATGTTGATGTTATCCCGGTTACAAAGAATGAGGGAACAATGCCAGTTTCTATAGTAGATGAAACTGAATTACCGGATGTTTTAGAGGGTGATGATATTACTGATTCATCTTTAACAACTTCTGATATAGCCTTTAAATGTTCTAAGGTTGGAGAAATTTATACTTTAACAAGTGAATTAGTTGATGATGCAGAAGCTGAAATTGAAGGGCTGGCACAAAATAATTTCACAGCAAAAACAGTTAGAACTAAGAATGCAAGGATCACCAAGGTTATAAAGGATAATGCGGTTGCATTTACAGGAGTAGGAAGCTATGAGGACATAAACACAGTTATAGATAAGGCTGTTCCAGCAGTAAAAGCTAGATTAGTGACATTTACAAATCCAACTGGATATTCTTTGTTGAAGAATATGAAAGATGCACAAAAAAGACCATTAAATCTAGTTACAGAAATAAATGGAAAGTACTATTTCAATAACAAAGAATTAGTTGTTGTGGATGAAACTTTATTACCAACAGAAGCAACTAAAACTGCTACTTTTTATGTGTGCAATTCTAAAGAATTAGTAAAACTTTTCAAGAGAAACGAAATAACAATAGCAAGAAGTACAGAAGCAGGGTTCAACAATGATACTATTAAATTAAGAGTTCTAGGCAGATTTGGAGTATCAAAAGGATATGCAAGAAACTGCTATGTAATATCATTCTAA
- a CDS encoding phage head closure protein — protein MLETSKMNNRILIENRTISKVKGVPTDVWNAFYSCWCFINSLYGSELYKALEIREENVLNFTVRYSKNLEVLNTKDYRVVWKDRVFNIIAIDFYGFTKEKITIKAKEVV, from the coding sequence ATGTTAGAAACAAGCAAAATGAATAATAGAATTCTAATAGAAAACAGAACAATATCAAAAGTTAAAGGTGTGCCAACTGATGTATGGAATGCCTTTTATTCTTGTTGGTGTTTTATAAATAGCTTATATGGTAGTGAATTATATAAAGCATTAGAAATAAGAGAGGAAAATGTACTTAACTTTACAGTTAGATATAGTAAAAATTTAGAGGTTTTAAATACTAAAGATTACAGAGTGGTTTGGAAAGATAGAGTATTTAACATAATTGCAATAGATTTTTACGGATTTACTAAAGAAAAAATAACAATAAAGGCTAAAGAGGTGGTTTAG
- a CDS encoding HK97-gp10 family putative phage morphogenesis protein → MSTNDFEVEGLDTLLRKLENLGKEGAVIKAESLKEAVEPVLKDMKNTTKFKDRTGKLRESLKVSPVKKTSFGYMVWVGDVDNKTKYSWYVEYGSTKSKPHDPREFVRLAYSNNKDKIFKRLKEAIENNLKKL, encoded by the coding sequence ATGAGTACGAATGATTTTGAAGTTGAAGGACTAGACACTTTACTTAGAAAATTAGAGAACTTGGGAAAAGAAGGGGCAGTTATAAAAGCCGAGTCTTTAAAAGAAGCAGTTGAGCCAGTTTTGAAGGACATGAAAAACACTACAAAATTTAAAGATAGGACAGGGAAACTAAGAGAAAGCCTAAAAGTAAGTCCAGTTAAAAAAACATCATTTGGCTATATGGTGTGGGTAGGCGATGTAGATAATAAAACAAAGTATTCTTGGTATGTTGAATATGGAAGTACTAAAAGTAAGCCACATGATCCAAGAGAATTTGTTAGATTAGCATATAGCAATAACAAAGATAAAATTTTTAAGAGGTTAAAAGAAGCAATAGAAAACAACTTAAAGAAATTATAG
- a CDS encoding major tail protein: MSRQIGLKDFSIAVLKTDDISGVTYDAVKKLERSVSAKITPKTDSSPQYSDDSLEEVINSFSSVDVEIELNQLSLASRAILLGKTLINGVMVENKDDVTTSPYVALIFKSKKSNGAYRYVCLYKGKFELAEEDYETTADKIKAQTAKLKGTFMPRQFDGNWRLIGDSDATGAVVADLDKWFTTVPTVPVAA, from the coding sequence ATGAGTAGACAAATAGGTTTAAAAGATTTTAGTATAGCAGTTCTAAAAACTGATGATATATCAGGGGTAACATATGATGCAGTTAAAAAATTAGAGAGATCAGTTTCAGCGAAAATAACACCTAAAACAGATTCATCCCCTCAATATAGTGATGATTCTTTGGAAGAAGTAATAAACAGTTTTTCTTCTGTAGATGTAGAAATAGAATTAAATCAATTATCTTTAGCAAGTAGAGCAATTTTGCTAGGCAAGACACTTATTAATGGTGTTATGGTAGAAAATAAGGATGATGTAACAACTTCCCCTTATGTTGCTTTGATATTTAAATCTAAAAAGAGTAACGGTGCTTATAGATATGTTTGTTTGTATAAAGGTAAATTTGAATTAGCAGAGGAAGATTATGAAACAACAGCAGATAAAATAAAGGCTCAAACTGCTAAATTAAAAGGCACATTCATGCCAAGGCAATTTGATGGTAATTGGAGATTAATCGGTGACAGTGATGCAACAGGGGCAGTAGTAGCAGATTTAGATAAATGGTTTACTACAGTGCCTACCGTTCCAGTAGCAGCATAA
- a CDS encoding phage tail tape measure protein, which yields MADEIQGLAVKTTISDDLFTKGVSKINASMKLLQSEFKASSEHLKTFGTASQQLSVKSENLNKAIELQKQKVKALQESYQKSKTECGEFANSTMSAGTKVNNAVAQLAKMQNELKSVDAELKKAEADEKKLGISEGLNKFSTKIDNVVGKFKKLAVPLVGAGVASGKMAMDFEDSMAKVNTISDSTQVPLDTLRKQILKLSSDTGISADEIANNVYDAISAGQKTGDAVNFVSNSTKLAKAGFAEAGQSLDALTTILNAYKLKASEVNNVSDILIQTQNVGKVTVGELSNDIGKVIPTASALGVNLKQLGASYALMTSNGIKSAEATTYLNSMLNELGKSGTVSDKSLRQITGQSFKQLTAGGKNISDVLNILNNNAKKSGKSLSDMFGNAEAGKAALVLSQNAGQDYSKTLKDMGNVAGATEQAFDKVNNTDGQKFRKSLNEGKNAMIQFGDTASPIIDVFSSNLSSLTKWLNSLDNGQRKVVLGLGTFTLGAGATLIGISKLSKGIIAITDGINILKSSTLIANGATKMMTLAQGALNIVMNANPIGLVVLAITALVAGFILAYNKCEWFRNMVNGAFKAIGGAIKWALNEVVGFIKNWGAEILIPIAPFIGIPLTIMKHWGQIKEFFGNLGTWLKQKLKDMFHFDLPHIPLPHFNIDGKFSLTPPSIPTLGVKWYAKGGIMTQPTLFGMDGNNAMVGGEAGHEAVLPLSLLWQQLNSNFNRLEQRLNSNSSVPIYVNITVDNNLDSKKLSNLVTTKVIKAIDKNKDRKRV from the coding sequence ATGGCAGATGAAATACAAGGTTTAGCGGTCAAAACTACCATAAGTGATGATTTGTTTACGAAAGGTGTAAGTAAAATTAATGCTAGTATGAAGCTTTTACAAAGTGAATTTAAGGCAAGTAGCGAACATTTGAAAACATTCGGAACGGCTTCACAGCAATTAAGTGTTAAAAGTGAAAATTTAAACAAAGCCATAGAACTGCAAAAGCAAAAAGTAAAAGCACTTCAAGAAAGTTACCAAAAGTCTAAAACAGAGTGTGGAGAGTTCGCTAATTCTACTATGAGCGCTGGAACTAAAGTAAATAATGCGGTCGCTCAACTTGCTAAAATGCAAAACGAGTTAAAATCTGTAGATGCAGAACTTAAAAAAGCCGAAGCAGATGAAAAGAAGCTAGGAATAAGTGAAGGATTAAATAAGTTTAGCACCAAAATAGATAATGTGGTTGGCAAATTTAAAAAATTAGCTGTGCCTTTAGTTGGAGCAGGTGTTGCAAGTGGGAAAATGGCTATGGATTTTGAAGATAGCATGGCAAAAGTAAATACTATAAGCGATAGCACGCAAGTGCCACTTGATACATTAAGAAAACAAATTTTAAAACTTAGTAGCGATACTGGCATAAGCGCAGATGAAATAGCTAATAACGTATATGATGCAATAAGTGCTGGTCAAAAAACTGGAGATGCCGTAAACTTTGTGTCCAATAGTACTAAACTAGCAAAAGCAGGATTTGCAGAAGCAGGGCAGTCATTAGATGCTTTAACAACAATATTAAATGCTTATAAACTTAAAGCAAGCGAAGTTAATAATGTAAGTGATATTCTAATTCAGACTCAGAATGTTGGTAAAGTGACTGTTGGAGAATTAAGTAATGATATTGGTAAAGTAATACCTACTGCATCTGCATTAGGAGTAAATTTAAAGCAGTTAGGTGCAAGTTATGCGTTAATGACTTCTAATGGTATTAAATCTGCAGAAGCAACAACTTATTTAAACAGTATGTTAAATGAGCTTGGCAAATCTGGAACTGTAAGTGATAAGTCATTAAGACAAATTACAGGGCAATCTTTCAAGCAATTAACAGCTGGTGGGAAAAACATAAGCGATGTATTAAATATACTAAATAATAATGCCAAGAAAAGTGGAAAATCTTTAAGTGATATGTTTGGAAATGCAGAAGCAGGAAAAGCAGCACTAGTATTAAGCCAAAATGCAGGACAAGATTACTCAAAAACATTAAAAGATATGGGTAATGTAGCAGGAGCAACAGAACAAGCATTTGATAAAGTTAATAATACAGATGGACAAAAGTTTAGAAAAAGCTTAAACGAAGGAAAAAATGCAATGATACAATTCGGTGATACTGCATCTCCTATTATCGATGTTTTTTCTAGTAATTTAAGTAGTTTGACTAAATGGTTAAATAGCTTAGATAATGGACAAAGAAAAGTAGTGTTAGGTTTAGGTACTTTTACTTTAGGAGCAGGTGCAACATTAATAGGTATTAGCAAATTAAGCAAAGGTATTATAGCTATTACAGATGGCATTAATATATTAAAAAGTAGTACATTAATTGCAAATGGAGCAACAAAAATGATGACATTAGCACAAGGAGCATTAAATATTGTTATGAATGCCAATCCAATAGGCTTAGTGGTACTGGCTATAACCGCTTTAGTAGCAGGATTTATATTGGCTTACAATAAGTGCGAATGGTTTAGAAACATGGTTAATGGTGCTTTTAAGGCTATAGGTGGAGCAATAAAGTGGGCTTTAAATGAGGTCGTAGGATTTATTAAAAATTGGGGAGCAGAAATATTAATTCCGATTGCTCCTTTTATCGGTATTCCACTTACTATTATGAAACATTGGGGGCAGATAAAAGAATTTTTCGGGAATTTAGGAACTTGGCTAAAACAAAAACTTAAAGATATGTTCCATTTTGATTTGCCACATATTCCGTTACCACACTTTAACATCGATGGTAAGTTTAGCTTGACACCTCCAAGTATACCAACCTTAGGGGTTAAATGGTATGCAAAAGGTGGTATTATGACACAACCAACGCTATTCGGCATGGATGGTAATAACGCAATGGTCGGCGGAGAAGCAGGACACGAAGCAGTTTTACCGTTATCTTTACTATGGCAACAACTTAATTCTAATTTTAATAGA